The following nucleotide sequence is from Mesorhizobium sp. J8.
TGAACCAGGTCGACTGGCGCTTGGCATATTGCCGGGTGGCGATCTTGGCGCGTTCGATGGCTTCGGGAAAACCCGACTGTCCGGCCATCGCCGCCTGCAACTCGCGCACGCCGATCGCCTTCATCGCCGGCAGGTCGGGGTCGAGGCCGAGCGCGGTGAGCTGACGCACTTCGTCGACCGCGCCCTTGTCGAGCATCCGGTCGAAACGCGCCTCGATGCGCCGGACCAGTTGCTGCCGATCCGGCTCGATGACCAGGAAGCGCGCGCTGCCGCGATCGATCAGCGGCCGGCCGCGCGCCGCCTGCCATTCCAGGATCGAGCGACCTGAGGCGTCGAGCACCTCAAGCGCCCGCACGATACGCTGGCCGTCGGTTGGCCTCAGCTGCATGGCCATAGCCGAGTCCTCGTGCATCAGCAGGCGATGCAGCCTTTCGGCCCCTTGTTCCTTGAGCTCGTAACGCCAGCGCCCGCGGACGGCGGCCGGAATGTCCGGCATGTCCGAGATGCCTTCGGCCAGGGCGCGGAAATAAAGCCCGGTGCCGCCGACGAAAACGACCGGACGGCCAGACAGGACGCCATCGTCGATCAGCTTCGTCACATCGCGCAGCCAGGCGCCGGTGGAATAGGCCGTGGATGGATGCACGTGGCCGTAAAGGAAATGCGGAACGCGCGCCATTTCGGCGGCGCTCGGCCGCGCCGTCAGGACGTCGAGCACCGAATAGCCTTGCATCGAATCGGTGTTGACGATGACGCCGCCATTGCGTTCGGCAACATCGAGCGCCAGCGCCGACTTGCCGCTGGCGGTTGGCCCGGCTATCAGGATCGCGTTCTTGATGCGGCCTTCGCCCGCCTGCCTGCCGGAATGTTCGATGCCGCTGATCGCCACTTTAGTGTCCCGTCCAGAAGCCCGCGCCGTGCCGGCCTCGCTTGCGAATATGGCCTTGCGGGCCGCCGGCGCAAGCGCCGTTCGCTGGCTGGCTGAGGACGTCGCCTGCGACCTGGTTTTGCCGGAGACGCCGGATATCGGCGAAATGACCGCCAACCTGCGCGCCGCGCTGGCCTCCGAACCGGTCGACATCATCGTCCAGCCCGCCGAAGGCAGGCGCAAGAAGATCCTGCTTGCCGATATGGATTCGACCGTGATCGACCAGGAATGCATTGACGAGCTCGCCGACGAGATCGGCGTCAAGGATCATGTGGCGGCGATCACCGCACGCTCGATGAACGGCGAGATCGCCTTCGAGCCGGCCTTGCGCGAGCGCGTCGCCCTGCTGAGCGGTCTCGACACCGCCGTGGTCGACCACATCATCGCCAATCGGCTGACGCTCGCCGCCGGCGGTCGCACCCTGGTGCAAACGATGCGCGCCCAAGGCGCGTGGACGGCGCTGGTCTCGGGCGGCTTCGACGTCTTCACCAGCCGCATCGCCGCCAAGCTGGGCTTCCAGGAAAACCGGGCCAATCGTCTGATCGAGAAGGACGGCAGTTTCACCGGCATGGTGGCCGAGCCGATCCTCGGCCGCGCGGCCAAGGCCGAAGCGCTGCTCGACATCGCAAAGAGGCTTGGGCTGACGACGGAGGATGCCATCGCAGTCGGCGACGGCGCCAACGATCTCGATATGATCCGTCTTGCCGGCACCGGCGTTGCGCTCCACGCCAAGCCTGCGGTGGCGGAGCAGGCGCGCATCCGCATCGATCACGGCGACCTGACCGCGCTGCTCTATCTGCAGGGTTATCGCCGGGAGGAGTTTGTCGAATGACGCCGATCCGCACGGAGCGCCTCATCCTGCGCAACTGGGAGGAGCGCGACCGCGCGCTTTTCCACCGCATCAACTCCGACGAGCGCGTGATGGAGTTCTTCCCGTTCCGCCGCGACCGCGCTGCGGCGGACGCCAAGATGGACGAGGTCCGTGCTTGGATCGATGAGGATGGCTACGGCTTCGCCGCGGCCGAGATTGCCGCAACCGGCGAATGCATCGGCTTCGTCGGTCTGTCCGGAACGGAAGACATCGACGTGCTGGCGCCCGGCACGATCGAGATCGGCTGGCGGCTGGCGCCCGAATTCTGGGGCAAGGGCTATGTCACCGAGGCATCGGAAGCCTGGCTCGCCTTCGGCTTCGAAACGCTTGGCGTCGACGAAATCGTATCGTTCGCAGTCGCCGGCAATCATCGTTCGGTCGCCGTCATGAAGCGGCTCGGCATGCGCGCCGATCCGGACGCCGATTTCGATCATCCGAGCGTTCCCGACAGCCATCCGCATCTCAAGCGGCATGTCCTCTACAGGCTGTCGCGCGAGGACTGGCGCGCACGAAAAAGGGCGGCTCGCTAGCCGCCCTTTTTCGTTGAAGTCCAGTTGGTTGGACGCGTTTTTGGACTCAATCCATCCGGATCGTCACGAAGCGCAGCTCGCCGGTCTTGGAGGCCAGCATCAGGAGCGCGTTCTTGCGGCCCTGCTCCTTCAGCGCGCCGATCCGGTCCATCACGTCCTTCGGCGTGCCGACCGATTCCTGCGCGATCTCGGTGATCACCTCGCCGGGCTGGATGCCGCGCTCGGCCGCCGCCGAATCCTTGGCGACATCGGTGATGACCACGCCGGAAACGTCGGCCGCGATGCCGAATTTCTGCCTGGTCTGGTCGTTGAGTTCGCCGACCGTCATGCCGAGCACCGAGGCCGTCGATACCGGAGGCGTCGCCTTGTCGCCCTTGTCCTGATCGGTGTTGCCGTTCTCGCCGCTGGCCAGCTTTTCACCGTCCTCGAGCCGTCCGAGCGTCACCTTGACGGTCTGCTCGACGCCTTTGCGCACGATGACCACGTCGACCGCCTTGCCGACCGGGCTTTCGGCGACGACGCGCGGCAGGTCGCGCATTTCGTGGATATCCTTGCCGTCGAACTTGATGATGACGTCGCCGGCCTGCACCGAACCGTTGTCGACCGGCCCACCCTTGATGACGCCGGCCACCAGCGCGCCCTTGGCGGTCGCCATGCCGAGGCTTTCGGCAATGTCGTCCGTCACTGGCTGGATGCGCACGCCAAGCCAGCCGCGCCGCGTCTCGCCATACTGGCGGAGCTGGTCGACGACGCCCGCGGCAAGCTGCGAGGGGATGGAGAAACCGATGCCGATCGAGCCGCCCGAGGGCGAGATGATCGCGGTGTTGATGCCGATGACCTCGCCGGCTGCGTTGAACAGCGGACCGCCGGAATTGCCGCGGTTGATGGCGGCGTCGGTCTGGATGAAGTCGTCATAGGGGCCGGAATTGATGTCGCGGTTGCGCGCCGAGACGATGCCAACCGTCACCGTGCCGCCCAGGCCGAACGGATTGCCGATCGCCATCACCCAGTCGCCGACGCGCATCTTGGTGGAATCGCCGAATTTCACCGCCGTCAGCTTGTGGCCCTTGGGGTCGACCTTCAGCACCGCAACATCGGTCTTCGTGTCGGTGCCGACAAGCGTCGCCTTGAGCGTGACGCCGTCGGAGAAATTCACCTCGATATCGTCGGCATCGGCGATGACGTGGTTGTTGGTCACCACGATGCCCTGGTCGGCGTCGATGACGAAGCCGGAGCCGAGCGACTGCACTTTCTGCCCGCCGCCGCCCTTGTCCCCGCCACGGTTCTTGAAGAAGTCGTCGAAGAAATCCTGGAAAGGCGAGCCCTCGGGCAGTTGCGGCATCGGCACCGCGCCCGGTCCTTCGGTGCCTTTCACCGTCTGCGAGGTCGAGATGTTGACCACCGCGCCGAGCAGGCGCTCGGCAAGATCGGCGACCGAAGGCGGTCCGTCGGCGGCGATCGTCGGCGTGACGAAAGACGGGACGGCAACGATGCCGACCGCAAATGCCGTGGCGCCGGCGAGGGCCATGCGCCGCGCCGCGCGCAACAGGGTGTCGGATATCATCATGGCCTCCCGATGGTTTTGAAAAGGAAAAGCGCATCCGCAAAGGCGCCTGTCCTGTTCATGTTGGCAAGAAATAAGGCACGTTTGCGGCTATAGCTATCGGCCAAAGATAAATCGTCAATCGCTTCGGCACCAAGGAAATTCATTCGAGCAATTCCAGGAAAAGTGCCTAGCGGTTTTCCGTCCGGAATTGCGCAAAACAAACAACTAGCCGCGGACCAGCCAGACGATGCCGACACCAATGGCGATCGCCGCCAGTCCGCCGATCCGCAGCATATTTTCCGGCATCGACAGCACCTCGGCGGCGAGTTTCCGGGCCAAGGCCGGAAACCCTGCATAGACCAGCCCTTCGATCACCAGGACCAGGCCGATCGCCGCCAGAAAATCCTGCACCGCCCGCTACTGGGCGGCGCCGGGTTGCGCCGCAGGCGCGGCAGGAGCCGTCGCAGGCGCGGCCGGTGGCGCGGAAGGTGCTGGCCCCGGCTTGCTGCCAGGATCGCGGAAGTAGCGGAAGAACTCGGATTCGGGCGAGAGCACCATCGTCGTTCCGGTGTTGTCCAGCGCCGTGCCGTAGGCATTCATCGAGCGATAGAAATCGAAGAAGGCCGGATCGCGCTTATAGGCATCGGCGAAGGTCGCGCTGCGCTGCGCCTCGCCCTCGCCGCGCAGGATTTCCGATTCCTTCTGCGCCTCGGCGACGATCTCCACGACCTCGCGGTCGGCCCGCGCCCTGATGCGCTGCGCCGCCTCGTTGCCGCGCGCCCTCAGACGCTCGGCCTCGGCCAGGCGCTCGGCCTTCATGCGGTCATAGGTCTGTTGCGAGACCTCCGCCGTCAGATCGGTCCGGCGGATGCGCACATCCTCGATGTCGAGGCCGAGCGAGGTCGCGTCCGGACGCAACTGGTCGCGCACCTCGCGCATCATGT
It contains:
- a CDS encoding GNAT family N-acetyltransferase — encoded protein: MTPIRTERLILRNWEERDRALFHRINSDERVMEFFPFRRDRAAADAKMDEVRAWIDEDGYGFAAAEIAATGECIGFVGLSGTEDIDVLAPGTIEIGWRLAPEFWGKGYVTEASEAWLAFGFETLGVDEIVSFAVAGNHRSVAVMKRLGMRADPDADFDHPSVPDSHPHLKRHVLYRLSREDWRARKRAAR
- the serB gene encoding phosphoserine phosphatase SerB, with protein sequence MPLIATLVSRPEARAVPASLANMALRAAGASAVRWLAEDVACDLVLPETPDIGEMTANLRAALASEPVDIIVQPAEGRRKKILLADMDSTVIDQECIDELADEIGVKDHVAAITARSMNGEIAFEPALRERVALLSGLDTAVVDHIIANRLTLAAGGRTLVQTMRAQGAWTALVSGGFDVFTSRIAAKLGFQENRANRLIEKDGSFTGMVAEPILGRAAKAEALLDIAKRLGLTTEDAIAVGDGANDLDMIRLAGTGVALHAKPAVAEQARIRIDHGDLTALLYLQGYRREEFVE
- the hflC gene encoding protease modulator HflC; this translates as MANRLPIIAAIAAVLLFLLYSSVFVVNAGQQAIVLRFGEIIDVKNEPGIYFKAPFAFFDADSVQMVEKRVMRFDLDNIRVQVSGGKFYEVDAFIAYRISDPRTFRAAVSGQVELAEARLKTRLDAALRRVYGLRDFEAALSEERGNMMREVRDQLRPDATSLGLDIEDVRIRRTDLTAEVSQQTYDRMKAERLAEAERLRARGNEAAQRIRARADREVVEIVAEAQKESEILRGEGEAQRSATFADAYKRDPAFFDFYRSMNAYGTALDNTGTTMVLSPESEFFRYFRDPGSKPGPAPSAPPAAPATAPAAPAAQPGAAQ
- a CDS encoding DegQ family serine endoprotease, which gives rise to MISDTLLRAARRMALAGATAFAVGIVAVPSFVTPTIAADGPPSVADLAERLLGAVVNISTSQTVKGTEGPGAVPMPQLPEGSPFQDFFDDFFKNRGGDKGGGGQKVQSLGSGFVIDADQGIVVTNNHVIADADDIEVNFSDGVTLKATLVGTDTKTDVAVLKVDPKGHKLTAVKFGDSTKMRVGDWVMAIGNPFGLGGTVTVGIVSARNRDINSGPYDDFIQTDAAINRGNSGGPLFNAAGEVIGINTAIISPSGGSIGIGFSIPSQLAAGVVDQLRQYGETRRGWLGVRIQPVTDDIAESLGMATAKGALVAGVIKGGPVDNGSVQAGDVIIKFDGKDIHEMRDLPRVVAESPVGKAVDVVIVRKGVEQTVKVTLGRLEDGEKLASGENGNTDQDKGDKATPPVSTASVLGMTVGELNDQTRQKFGIAADVSGVVITDVAKDSAAAERGIQPGEVITEIAQESVGTPKDVMDRIGALKEQGRKNALLMLASKTGELRFVTIRMD
- the miaA gene encoding tRNA (adenosine(37)-N6)-dimethylallyltransferase MiaA — protein: MSGIEHSGRQAGEGRIKNAILIAGPTASGKSALALDVAERNGGVIVNTDSMQGYSVLDVLTARPSAAEMARVPHFLYGHVHPSTAYSTGAWLRDVTKLIDDGVLSGRPVVFVGGTGLYFRALAEGISDMPDIPAAVRGRWRYELKEQGAERLHRLLMHEDSAMAMQLRPTDGQRIVRALEVLDASGRSILEWQAARGRPLIDRGSARFLVIEPDRQQLVRRIEARFDRMLDKGAVDEVRQLTALGLDPDLPAMKAIGVRELQAAMAGQSGFPEAIERAKIATRQYAKRQSTWFRHQLGEEWRRLRPGDEPALLD
- a CDS encoding DUF2065 domain-containing protein; the encoded protein is MQDFLAAIGLVLVIEGLVYAGFPALARKLAAEVLSMPENMLRIGGLAAIAIGVGIVWLVRG